From Amphiprion ocellaris isolate individual 3 ecotype Okinawa chromosome 2, ASM2253959v1, whole genome shotgun sequence, a single genomic window includes:
- the abl2 gene encoding tyrosine-protein kinase ABL2 isoform X4 — translation MPLRCLQASSSFEDEWAALSGRELRTGFRQEARSGRTALTEAVRWSSKENLLGAAESDPNLFVALYDFVASGDNTLSITKGEKLRVLGYNQNGEWSEVRSKNGQGWVPSNYITPVNSLEKHSWYHGPVSRSAAEYLLSSLINGSFLVRESESSPGQLSISLRYEGRVYHYRINTATDGKVYVTSESRFATLAELVHHHSTVADGLVTTLHYPAPKCNKPTVYGVSPIHDKWEMERTDITMKHKLGGGQYGEVYVGVWKKYNLTVAVKTLKEDTMEVEEFLKEAAVMKEVKHPNLVQLLGVCTLEPPFYIVTEYMPHGNLLDYLRECDKEEVNAVVLLYMATQISSAMEYLEKKNFIHRDLAARNCLVGENHVVKVADFGLSRLMTGDTYTAHAGAKFPIKWTAPESLAYNTFSIKSDVWAFGVLLWEIATYGMSPYPGIDLSQVYDLLEKGYRMEQPEGCPPKVYELMRACWQWSPLDRPSFAEIHQAFETMFHDSSISEEVAEELCKTASSGHCGPLHSFSHDTPLLPSKSRILHKHTENKENIEGGLDGRSDHSAHSHSGWASTLLGGDGRSSSSPALPRKQQPRDKSPSSLLEDAQDMGTFTRDRKTGFFSSFIKKKSSSSSSSSPSSQLQQNLPTPPKRSSSFREMETQPHKKYEPTADFSAPPPLPQSDSLGGFSASPSHSHGEPTQAHSRCCGAAFGQKPSGIGSQVTSGSSWGGLAGFFTPRLIKKTLGLRTGKTASSEDGGSLVGGPKPFPRSNSTSSMSAGLPDLERMALTLPRNRSAKPPLERTASTTSQPENGAARHSESLLRRMDEGTAQIRERPKAKLLPRGAAVGVRAPGVGGEVGEGREEGGGLERQQSWSSPSKTSGVSSAGAPTHNHKVPVLISPTLKHSPADVHLVGLDSQGNRFKLLSEHQADRDRPRLVKPKCAPPPPPTLRGLQHSYSGDGEEQVGGGGGGGGGAPVEVNGDTLKGHRSGRTSGGGGASTGRPSVPPPQVPPASSTNTTPTKMANGATTPASSSSSSSKVALRRTRQQVERVPLDRVSREALLECAECLSSALHASSDSPSSSQVLDAGHQLLDYCSGYVDCIPQMRNKFAFREAVGKLELSLQELRASSSGLSGSNTVLDNLHSCIKEISDVVQR, via the exons ATGCCTTTGAGGTGCCTGCAGGCAAGCAGCAGTTTTGAGGATGAGTGGGCGGCTCTGAGTGGCCGGGAGCTACGAACCGGGTTCAGGCAGGAGGCTCGGTCTGGACGGACAG CTCTGACAGAGGCGGTGCGCTGGAGCTCCAAGGAGAACCTACTGGGGGCGGCCGAGAGCGACCCGAACCTCTTCGTTGCACTTTATGACTTTGTGGCGAGTGGAGACAACACACTCAGCATCACCAAAG GTGAGAAGCTGCGTGTGCTGGGCTACAACCAGAATGGAGAGTGGAGTGAGGTGCGCTCCAAGAACGGCCAGGGCTGGGTGCCTTCCAACTACATCACGCCGGTCAACAGTCTGGAGAAGCACAGCTGGTACCACGGGCCCGTTTCCCGCAGCGCTGCAGAGTACCTGCTGTCGTCGCTCATCAACGGCAGCTTCCTGGTCCGGGAAAGCGAAAGCAGCCCCGGTCAGCTGTCCATATCCCTGCGCTATGAGGGCAGAGTGTACCACTACCGGATCAACACAGCCACTGATGGAAAG GTGTATGTGACGTCTGAGAGCCGCTTCGCCACGCTGGCCGAGCTGGTCCACCACCACTCCACCGTAGCCGACGGCCTGGTCACCACGCTGCACTACCCCGCACCCAAATGCAACAAGCCCACGGTGTACGGCGTGTCGCCCATCCACGACAAGTGGGAGATGGAGCGCACGGACATCACCATGAAGCACAAGCTGGGGGGAGGCCAGTATGGGGAGGTGTACGTTGGAGTGTGGAAGAAGTACAACCTGACGGTGGCGGTCAAAACGCTCAAG GAAGACACCATGGAAGTTGAAGAGTTCCTGAAAGAGGCAGCAGTAATGAAAGAGGTTAAACATCCAAACCTCGTTCAGCTACTCG GTGTGTGCACGTTGGAGCCTCCGTTCTACATCGTGACGGAGTACATGCCTCACGGCAACCTACTGGACTACTTGAGGGAGTGTGACAAGGAGGAGGTGAATGCTGTGGTGCTGCTCTACATGGCCACTCAGATCTCCTCTGCCATGGAGTATCTGGAGAAGAAGAACTTCATACACAG GGATCTCGCAGCGAGGAACTGCCTGGTCGGGGAGAATCACGTGGTGAAGGTTGCAGACTTCGGTCTGAGCCGGCTGATGACTGGTGACACCTACACTGCCCACGCTGGAGCCAAGTTCCCCATCAAATGGACGGCACCGGAGAGCCTGGCGTACAACACCTTCTCCATCAAGTCTGATGTCTGGG CTTTCGGGGTGCTGCTGTGGGAAATCGCCACCTACGGCATGTCTCCGTACCCCGGCATCGATTTGTCTCAGGTCTACGATCTCCTGGAGAAGGGCTATCGCATGGAGCAGCCTGAGGGATGCCCACCCAAAGTTTATGAGCTCATGAGGGCAT GCTGGCAGTGGAGCCCATTAGATCGGCCTTCGTTTGCAGAGATCCACCAAGCCTTTGAAACCATGTTCCACGACTCCAGCATTTCTGAAG AGGTGGCGGAGGAGCTCTGTAAAACGGCTTCTTCGGGTCACTGCGGACCGCTGCACTCCTTCAGCCACGACACGCCCCTGTTGCCTTCCAAATCCCGCATCCTGCACAAGCACACGGAGAACAAGGAGAACATCGAGGGCGGACTGGACGGCCGCTCCGACCACAGCGCCCACAGTCACTCAG gCTGGGCTTCCACGTTGCTCGGAGGCGACGGCCGGTCCAGCAGCTCTCCGGCTCTCCCCAGGAAGCAGCAGCCGCGAGATAAATCCCCCAGCAGCCTCCTGGAGGACGCACAGGACATGGGCACATTCACACGAGACCGCAAGACGGGCTTCTTCAGCTCCTTCATCAAGAAGAaatcgtcctcctcttcctcctcgtcgcCATCCTCTCAGCTCCAGCAGAACCTTCCGACGCCGCCCAAGAGGAGCAGCTCCTTCCGGGAGATGGAGACCCAGCCCCACAAGAAGTACGAGCCCACGGCCGACTTCAGCGCCCCTCCTCCCCTGCCCCAGTCGGACAGTTTGGGGGGCTTCTCGGCCTCCCCTTCCCACTCCCACGGGGAACCCACCCAGGCACATTCCCGCTGTTGTGGCGCCGCATTCGGACAGAAGCCCTCTGGCATCGGGTCGCAGGTGACGAGTGGCAGCAGCTGGGGGGGTCTGGCGGGTTTTTTCACCCCCAGACTCATCAAAAAGACTCTGGGGCTACGGACAGGAAAGACGGCCTCTTCAGAGGACGGTGGGAGTCTAGTCGGAGGACCTAAACCCTTCCCGAGGTCTAATTCTACCTCCTCCATGTCCGCTGGGCTGCCGGACCTGGAGCGCATGGCTCTGACTTTACCCCGGAACCGCAGCGCGAAGCCCCCCCTGGAGAGGACCGCCTCCACCACCTCCCAGCCGGAGAACGGGGCCGCCCGGCACTCCGAGAGCCTGCTGAGGAGGATGGACGAGGGCACCGCACAGATCAGGGAAAGGCCCAAAGCCAAGCTGCTGCCCCGGGGGGCCGCCGTGGGGGTGAGGGCGCCGGGGGTCGGGGGAGAAGTGGGGGAGGGCAGGGAGGAGGGCGGAGGGCTGGAGCGGCAGCAGAGCTGGTCGTCTCCCTCCAAGACCTCCGGCGTGTCGTCGGCCGGAGCACCGACCCACAACCACAAAGTCCCGGTCCTGATCTCACCCACACTGAAGCACAGCCCGGCGGACGTGCACCTGGTCGGCCTGGACTCTCAGGGGAACCGCTTCAAGCTGCTGTCTGAGCACCAGGCGGACCGGGACAGGCCACGGCTGGTCAAACCCAAgtgcgctcctcctcctcctcccaccctGCGAGGCCTGCAGCACTCCTACAGCGGCGACGGCGAGGAGCAggtcggaggaggaggaggaggaggaggaggagcgccCGTGGAGGTCAACGGAGACACGCTGAAAGGTCACAGGTCGGGCCGGACgtcgggaggaggaggagcttcgACAGGCAGACCATCAGTGCCGCCACCACAAGTGCCTCCTGCATCTTCTACCAACACGACTCCCACCAAAATGGCCAACGGAGCCACCAcccctgcctcctcctcctcctcctcctccaaggTGGCGCTGCGGCGGACCCGGCAGCAGGTGGAGCGGGTCCCCCTGGACCGGGTGAGCCGGGAGGCCCTGCTGGAGTGTGCCGAGTGCCTGAGCAGCGCCCTCCACGCCAGCTCCGACAGCCCCTCCAGCAGCCAGGTGCTGGACGCCGGCCACCAGCTGCTAGACTACTGCTCAGGTTACGTGGACTGCATCCCTCAGATGAGGAACAAATTCGCCTTTCGAGAGGCGGTGGGGAAGCTGGAGCTCAGCCTGCAGGAGCTGAGGGCCTCCTCTTCTGGGCTGAGCGGGTCCAACACTGTACTGGACAACCTGCACAGCTGTATTAAAGAGATTAGTGACGTAGTGCAGAGGTAG
- the abl2 gene encoding tyrosine-protein kinase ABL2 isoform X5, whose translation MYWELWLSQVTASAALQCMLVQNKEALTEAVRWSSKENLLGAAESDPNLFVALYDFVASGDNTLSITKGEKLRVLGYNQNGEWSEVRSKNGQGWVPSNYITPVNSLEKHSWYHGPVSRSAAEYLLSSLINGSFLVRESESSPGQLSISLRYEGRVYHYRINTATDGKVYVTSESRFATLAELVHHHSTVADGLVTTLHYPAPKCNKPTVYGVSPIHDKWEMERTDITMKHKLGGGQYGEVYVGVWKKYNLTVAVKTLKEDTMEVEEFLKEAAVMKEVKHPNLVQLLGVCTLEPPFYIVTEYMPHGNLLDYLRECDKEEVNAVVLLYMATQISSAMEYLEKKNFIHRDLAARNCLVGENHVVKVADFGLSRLMTGDTYTAHAGAKFPIKWTAPESLAYNTFSIKSDVWAFGVLLWEIATYGMSPYPGIDLSQVYDLLEKGYRMEQPEGCPPKVYELMRACWQWSPLDRPSFAEIHQAFETMFHDSSISEEVAEELCKTASSGHCGPLHSFSHDTPLLPSKSRILHKHTENKENIEGGLDGRSDHSAHSHSGWASTLLGGDGRSSSSPALPRKQQPRDKSPSSLLEDAQDMGTFTRDRKTGFFSSFIKKKSSSSSSSSPSSQLQQNLPTPPKRSSSFREMETQPHKKYEPTADFSAPPPLPQSDSLGGFSASPSHSHGEPTQAHSRCCGAAFGQKPSGIGSQVTSGSSWGGLAGFFTPRLIKKTLGLRTGKTASSEDGGSLVGGPKPFPRSNSTSSMSAGLPDLERMALTLPRNRSAKPPLERTASTTSQPENGAARHSESLLRRMDEGTAQIRERPKAKLLPRGAAVGVRAPGVGGEVGEGREEGGGLERQQSWSSPSKTSGVSSAGAPTHNHKVPVLISPTLKHSPADVHLVGLDSQGNRFKLLSEHQADRDRPRLVKPKCAPPPPPTLRGLQHSYSGDGEEQVGGGGGGGGGAPVEVNGDTLKGHRSGRTSGGGGASTGRPSVPPPQVPPASSTNTTPTKMANGATTPASSSSSSSKVALRRTRQQVERVPLDRVSREALLECAECLSSALHASSDSPSSSQVLDAGHQLLDYCSGYVDCIPQMRNKFAFREAVGKLELSLQELRASSSGLSGSNTVLDNLHSCIKEISDVVQR comes from the exons ATGTACTGGGAGCTGTGGCTGAGCCAAGTCACAGCTAGCGCTGCGTTGCAGTGCATGCTGGTCCAGAACAAAG AAGCTCTGACAGAGGCGGTGCGCTGGAGCTCCAAGGAGAACCTACTGGGGGCGGCCGAGAGCGACCCGAACCTCTTCGTTGCACTTTATGACTTTGTGGCGAGTGGAGACAACACACTCAGCATCACCAAAG GTGAGAAGCTGCGTGTGCTGGGCTACAACCAGAATGGAGAGTGGAGTGAGGTGCGCTCCAAGAACGGCCAGGGCTGGGTGCCTTCCAACTACATCACGCCGGTCAACAGTCTGGAGAAGCACAGCTGGTACCACGGGCCCGTTTCCCGCAGCGCTGCAGAGTACCTGCTGTCGTCGCTCATCAACGGCAGCTTCCTGGTCCGGGAAAGCGAAAGCAGCCCCGGTCAGCTGTCCATATCCCTGCGCTATGAGGGCAGAGTGTACCACTACCGGATCAACACAGCCACTGATGGAAAG GTGTATGTGACGTCTGAGAGCCGCTTCGCCACGCTGGCCGAGCTGGTCCACCACCACTCCACCGTAGCCGACGGCCTGGTCACCACGCTGCACTACCCCGCACCCAAATGCAACAAGCCCACGGTGTACGGCGTGTCGCCCATCCACGACAAGTGGGAGATGGAGCGCACGGACATCACCATGAAGCACAAGCTGGGGGGAGGCCAGTATGGGGAGGTGTACGTTGGAGTGTGGAAGAAGTACAACCTGACGGTGGCGGTCAAAACGCTCAAG GAAGACACCATGGAAGTTGAAGAGTTCCTGAAAGAGGCAGCAGTAATGAAAGAGGTTAAACATCCAAACCTCGTTCAGCTACTCG GTGTGTGCACGTTGGAGCCTCCGTTCTACATCGTGACGGAGTACATGCCTCACGGCAACCTACTGGACTACTTGAGGGAGTGTGACAAGGAGGAGGTGAATGCTGTGGTGCTGCTCTACATGGCCACTCAGATCTCCTCTGCCATGGAGTATCTGGAGAAGAAGAACTTCATACACAG GGATCTCGCAGCGAGGAACTGCCTGGTCGGGGAGAATCACGTGGTGAAGGTTGCAGACTTCGGTCTGAGCCGGCTGATGACTGGTGACACCTACACTGCCCACGCTGGAGCCAAGTTCCCCATCAAATGGACGGCACCGGAGAGCCTGGCGTACAACACCTTCTCCATCAAGTCTGATGTCTGGG CTTTCGGGGTGCTGCTGTGGGAAATCGCCACCTACGGCATGTCTCCGTACCCCGGCATCGATTTGTCTCAGGTCTACGATCTCCTGGAGAAGGGCTATCGCATGGAGCAGCCTGAGGGATGCCCACCCAAAGTTTATGAGCTCATGAGGGCAT GCTGGCAGTGGAGCCCATTAGATCGGCCTTCGTTTGCAGAGATCCACCAAGCCTTTGAAACCATGTTCCACGACTCCAGCATTTCTGAAG AGGTGGCGGAGGAGCTCTGTAAAACGGCTTCTTCGGGTCACTGCGGACCGCTGCACTCCTTCAGCCACGACACGCCCCTGTTGCCTTCCAAATCCCGCATCCTGCACAAGCACACGGAGAACAAGGAGAACATCGAGGGCGGACTGGACGGCCGCTCCGACCACAGCGCCCACAGTCACTCAG gCTGGGCTTCCACGTTGCTCGGAGGCGACGGCCGGTCCAGCAGCTCTCCGGCTCTCCCCAGGAAGCAGCAGCCGCGAGATAAATCCCCCAGCAGCCTCCTGGAGGACGCACAGGACATGGGCACATTCACACGAGACCGCAAGACGGGCTTCTTCAGCTCCTTCATCAAGAAGAaatcgtcctcctcttcctcctcgtcgcCATCCTCTCAGCTCCAGCAGAACCTTCCGACGCCGCCCAAGAGGAGCAGCTCCTTCCGGGAGATGGAGACCCAGCCCCACAAGAAGTACGAGCCCACGGCCGACTTCAGCGCCCCTCCTCCCCTGCCCCAGTCGGACAGTTTGGGGGGCTTCTCGGCCTCCCCTTCCCACTCCCACGGGGAACCCACCCAGGCACATTCCCGCTGTTGTGGCGCCGCATTCGGACAGAAGCCCTCTGGCATCGGGTCGCAGGTGACGAGTGGCAGCAGCTGGGGGGGTCTGGCGGGTTTTTTCACCCCCAGACTCATCAAAAAGACTCTGGGGCTACGGACAGGAAAGACGGCCTCTTCAGAGGACGGTGGGAGTCTAGTCGGAGGACCTAAACCCTTCCCGAGGTCTAATTCTACCTCCTCCATGTCCGCTGGGCTGCCGGACCTGGAGCGCATGGCTCTGACTTTACCCCGGAACCGCAGCGCGAAGCCCCCCCTGGAGAGGACCGCCTCCACCACCTCCCAGCCGGAGAACGGGGCCGCCCGGCACTCCGAGAGCCTGCTGAGGAGGATGGACGAGGGCACCGCACAGATCAGGGAAAGGCCCAAAGCCAAGCTGCTGCCCCGGGGGGCCGCCGTGGGGGTGAGGGCGCCGGGGGTCGGGGGAGAAGTGGGGGAGGGCAGGGAGGAGGGCGGAGGGCTGGAGCGGCAGCAGAGCTGGTCGTCTCCCTCCAAGACCTCCGGCGTGTCGTCGGCCGGAGCACCGACCCACAACCACAAAGTCCCGGTCCTGATCTCACCCACACTGAAGCACAGCCCGGCGGACGTGCACCTGGTCGGCCTGGACTCTCAGGGGAACCGCTTCAAGCTGCTGTCTGAGCACCAGGCGGACCGGGACAGGCCACGGCTGGTCAAACCCAAgtgcgctcctcctcctcctcccaccctGCGAGGCCTGCAGCACTCCTACAGCGGCGACGGCGAGGAGCAggtcggaggaggaggaggaggaggaggaggagcgccCGTGGAGGTCAACGGAGACACGCTGAAAGGTCACAGGTCGGGCCGGACgtcgggaggaggaggagcttcgACAGGCAGACCATCAGTGCCGCCACCACAAGTGCCTCCTGCATCTTCTACCAACACGACTCCCACCAAAATGGCCAACGGAGCCACCAcccctgcctcctcctcctcctcctcctccaaggTGGCGCTGCGGCGGACCCGGCAGCAGGTGGAGCGGGTCCCCCTGGACCGGGTGAGCCGGGAGGCCCTGCTGGAGTGTGCCGAGTGCCTGAGCAGCGCCCTCCACGCCAGCTCCGACAGCCCCTCCAGCAGCCAGGTGCTGGACGCCGGCCACCAGCTGCTAGACTACTGCTCAGGTTACGTGGACTGCATCCCTCAGATGAGGAACAAATTCGCCTTTCGAGAGGCGGTGGGGAAGCTGGAGCTCAGCCTGCAGGAGCTGAGGGCCTCCTCTTCTGGGCTGAGCGGGTCCAACACTGTACTGGACAACCTGCACAGCTGTATTAAAGAGATTAGTGACGTAGTGCAGAGGTAG
- the abl2 gene encoding tyrosine-protein kinase ABL2 isoform X6 produces MYWELWLSQVTASAALQCMLVQNKALTEAVRWSSKENLLGAAESDPNLFVALYDFVASGDNTLSITKGEKLRVLGYNQNGEWSEVRSKNGQGWVPSNYITPVNSLEKHSWYHGPVSRSAAEYLLSSLINGSFLVRESESSPGQLSISLRYEGRVYHYRINTATDGKVYVTSESRFATLAELVHHHSTVADGLVTTLHYPAPKCNKPTVYGVSPIHDKWEMERTDITMKHKLGGGQYGEVYVGVWKKYNLTVAVKTLKEDTMEVEEFLKEAAVMKEVKHPNLVQLLGVCTLEPPFYIVTEYMPHGNLLDYLRECDKEEVNAVVLLYMATQISSAMEYLEKKNFIHRDLAARNCLVGENHVVKVADFGLSRLMTGDTYTAHAGAKFPIKWTAPESLAYNTFSIKSDVWAFGVLLWEIATYGMSPYPGIDLSQVYDLLEKGYRMEQPEGCPPKVYELMRACWQWSPLDRPSFAEIHQAFETMFHDSSISEEVAEELCKTASSGHCGPLHSFSHDTPLLPSKSRILHKHTENKENIEGGLDGRSDHSAHSHSGWASTLLGGDGRSSSSPALPRKQQPRDKSPSSLLEDAQDMGTFTRDRKTGFFSSFIKKKSSSSSSSSPSSQLQQNLPTPPKRSSSFREMETQPHKKYEPTADFSAPPPLPQSDSLGGFSASPSHSHGEPTQAHSRCCGAAFGQKPSGIGSQVTSGSSWGGLAGFFTPRLIKKTLGLRTGKTASSEDGGSLVGGPKPFPRSNSTSSMSAGLPDLERMALTLPRNRSAKPPLERTASTTSQPENGAARHSESLLRRMDEGTAQIRERPKAKLLPRGAAVGVRAPGVGGEVGEGREEGGGLERQQSWSSPSKTSGVSSAGAPTHNHKVPVLISPTLKHSPADVHLVGLDSQGNRFKLLSEHQADRDRPRLVKPKCAPPPPPTLRGLQHSYSGDGEEQVGGGGGGGGGAPVEVNGDTLKGHRSGRTSGGGGASTGRPSVPPPQVPPASSTNTTPTKMANGATTPASSSSSSSKVALRRTRQQVERVPLDRVSREALLECAECLSSALHASSDSPSSSQVLDAGHQLLDYCSGYVDCIPQMRNKFAFREAVGKLELSLQELRASSSGLSGSNTVLDNLHSCIKEISDVVQR; encoded by the exons ATGTACTGGGAGCTGTGGCTGAGCCAAGTCACAGCTAGCGCTGCGTTGCAGTGCATGCTGGTCCAGAACAAAG CTCTGACAGAGGCGGTGCGCTGGAGCTCCAAGGAGAACCTACTGGGGGCGGCCGAGAGCGACCCGAACCTCTTCGTTGCACTTTATGACTTTGTGGCGAGTGGAGACAACACACTCAGCATCACCAAAG GTGAGAAGCTGCGTGTGCTGGGCTACAACCAGAATGGAGAGTGGAGTGAGGTGCGCTCCAAGAACGGCCAGGGCTGGGTGCCTTCCAACTACATCACGCCGGTCAACAGTCTGGAGAAGCACAGCTGGTACCACGGGCCCGTTTCCCGCAGCGCTGCAGAGTACCTGCTGTCGTCGCTCATCAACGGCAGCTTCCTGGTCCGGGAAAGCGAAAGCAGCCCCGGTCAGCTGTCCATATCCCTGCGCTATGAGGGCAGAGTGTACCACTACCGGATCAACACAGCCACTGATGGAAAG GTGTATGTGACGTCTGAGAGCCGCTTCGCCACGCTGGCCGAGCTGGTCCACCACCACTCCACCGTAGCCGACGGCCTGGTCACCACGCTGCACTACCCCGCACCCAAATGCAACAAGCCCACGGTGTACGGCGTGTCGCCCATCCACGACAAGTGGGAGATGGAGCGCACGGACATCACCATGAAGCACAAGCTGGGGGGAGGCCAGTATGGGGAGGTGTACGTTGGAGTGTGGAAGAAGTACAACCTGACGGTGGCGGTCAAAACGCTCAAG GAAGACACCATGGAAGTTGAAGAGTTCCTGAAAGAGGCAGCAGTAATGAAAGAGGTTAAACATCCAAACCTCGTTCAGCTACTCG GTGTGTGCACGTTGGAGCCTCCGTTCTACATCGTGACGGAGTACATGCCTCACGGCAACCTACTGGACTACTTGAGGGAGTGTGACAAGGAGGAGGTGAATGCTGTGGTGCTGCTCTACATGGCCACTCAGATCTCCTCTGCCATGGAGTATCTGGAGAAGAAGAACTTCATACACAG GGATCTCGCAGCGAGGAACTGCCTGGTCGGGGAGAATCACGTGGTGAAGGTTGCAGACTTCGGTCTGAGCCGGCTGATGACTGGTGACACCTACACTGCCCACGCTGGAGCCAAGTTCCCCATCAAATGGACGGCACCGGAGAGCCTGGCGTACAACACCTTCTCCATCAAGTCTGATGTCTGGG CTTTCGGGGTGCTGCTGTGGGAAATCGCCACCTACGGCATGTCTCCGTACCCCGGCATCGATTTGTCTCAGGTCTACGATCTCCTGGAGAAGGGCTATCGCATGGAGCAGCCTGAGGGATGCCCACCCAAAGTTTATGAGCTCATGAGGGCAT GCTGGCAGTGGAGCCCATTAGATCGGCCTTCGTTTGCAGAGATCCACCAAGCCTTTGAAACCATGTTCCACGACTCCAGCATTTCTGAAG AGGTGGCGGAGGAGCTCTGTAAAACGGCTTCTTCGGGTCACTGCGGACCGCTGCACTCCTTCAGCCACGACACGCCCCTGTTGCCTTCCAAATCCCGCATCCTGCACAAGCACACGGAGAACAAGGAGAACATCGAGGGCGGACTGGACGGCCGCTCCGACCACAGCGCCCACAGTCACTCAG gCTGGGCTTCCACGTTGCTCGGAGGCGACGGCCGGTCCAGCAGCTCTCCGGCTCTCCCCAGGAAGCAGCAGCCGCGAGATAAATCCCCCAGCAGCCTCCTGGAGGACGCACAGGACATGGGCACATTCACACGAGACCGCAAGACGGGCTTCTTCAGCTCCTTCATCAAGAAGAaatcgtcctcctcttcctcctcgtcgcCATCCTCTCAGCTCCAGCAGAACCTTCCGACGCCGCCCAAGAGGAGCAGCTCCTTCCGGGAGATGGAGACCCAGCCCCACAAGAAGTACGAGCCCACGGCCGACTTCAGCGCCCCTCCTCCCCTGCCCCAGTCGGACAGTTTGGGGGGCTTCTCGGCCTCCCCTTCCCACTCCCACGGGGAACCCACCCAGGCACATTCCCGCTGTTGTGGCGCCGCATTCGGACAGAAGCCCTCTGGCATCGGGTCGCAGGTGACGAGTGGCAGCAGCTGGGGGGGTCTGGCGGGTTTTTTCACCCCCAGACTCATCAAAAAGACTCTGGGGCTACGGACAGGAAAGACGGCCTCTTCAGAGGACGGTGGGAGTCTAGTCGGAGGACCTAAACCCTTCCCGAGGTCTAATTCTACCTCCTCCATGTCCGCTGGGCTGCCGGACCTGGAGCGCATGGCTCTGACTTTACCCCGGAACCGCAGCGCGAAGCCCCCCCTGGAGAGGACCGCCTCCACCACCTCCCAGCCGGAGAACGGGGCCGCCCGGCACTCCGAGAGCCTGCTGAGGAGGATGGACGAGGGCACCGCACAGATCAGGGAAAGGCCCAAAGCCAAGCTGCTGCCCCGGGGGGCCGCCGTGGGGGTGAGGGCGCCGGGGGTCGGGGGAGAAGTGGGGGAGGGCAGGGAGGAGGGCGGAGGGCTGGAGCGGCAGCAGAGCTGGTCGTCTCCCTCCAAGACCTCCGGCGTGTCGTCGGCCGGAGCACCGACCCACAACCACAAAGTCCCGGTCCTGATCTCACCCACACTGAAGCACAGCCCGGCGGACGTGCACCTGGTCGGCCTGGACTCTCAGGGGAACCGCTTCAAGCTGCTGTCTGAGCACCAGGCGGACCGGGACAGGCCACGGCTGGTCAAACCCAAgtgcgctcctcctcctcctcccaccctGCGAGGCCTGCAGCACTCCTACAGCGGCGACGGCGAGGAGCAggtcggaggaggaggaggaggaggaggaggagcgccCGTGGAGGTCAACGGAGACACGCTGAAAGGTCACAGGTCGGGCCGGACgtcgggaggaggaggagcttcgACAGGCAGACCATCAGTGCCGCCACCACAAGTGCCTCCTGCATCTTCTACCAACACGACTCCCACCAAAATGGCCAACGGAGCCACCAcccctgcctcctcctcctcctcctcctccaaggTGGCGCTGCGGCGGACCCGGCAGCAGGTGGAGCGGGTCCCCCTGGACCGGGTGAGCCGGGAGGCCCTGCTGGAGTGTGCCGAGTGCCTGAGCAGCGCCCTCCACGCCAGCTCCGACAGCCCCTCCAGCAGCCAGGTGCTGGACGCCGGCCACCAGCTGCTAGACTACTGCTCAGGTTACGTGGACTGCATCCCTCAGATGAGGAACAAATTCGCCTTTCGAGAGGCGGTGGGGAAGCTGGAGCTCAGCCTGCAGGAGCTGAGGGCCTCCTCTTCTGGGCTGAGCGGGTCCAACACTGTACTGGACAACCTGCACAGCTGTATTAAAGAGATTAGTGACGTAGTGCAGAGGTAG